A part of Kryptolebias marmoratus isolate JLee-2015 linkage group LG8, ASM164957v2, whole genome shotgun sequence genomic DNA contains:
- the hsd17b10 gene encoding 3-hydroxyacyl-CoA dehydrogenase type-2 isoform X2, with amino-acid sequence MVGLVTGGASGLGRATVERLVQSGASAVIVDLQSSDGQALAASLGKQCVFAPADVTSEADVQSAVSLVREKFGKLDLAVNCAGIAVAVKTYNFKKDTPHSLEDFQRVINVNIAGTFNVIRLAVGEMKKNDPDADGHRGCIINTASVAAFDGQTGQAAYSASKGGIVGMTLPIARDLAPMGIRVVTIAPGLFSTPLLASLPEKVRSFLARQVPFPSRLGDPAEFAHLVTSVVENPMINGEVIRLDGAIRMQP; translated from the exons ATGGTTGGCCTGGTGACGGGTGGAGCGTCTGGTTTGGGTCGGGCCACCGTGGAGCGCCTGGTGCAGAGTGGAGCGTCTGCTGTCATTGTGGACCTGCAGTCCTCTGATGGACAGGCTCTGGCTGCCAGTCTGGGGAAACAGTGCGTCTTTGCTCCTGCAGAC GTGACATCAGAGGCAGATGTGCAGTCAGCTGTGTCTCTGGTCAGAGAGAAGTTTGGGAAACTGGACCTTGCAGTCAACTGTGCCGGCATTGCTGTGGCTGTCAAAACATATAACTTTAAGAAGGACACCCCTCACAGTCTGGAGGACTTCCAGCGTGTTATTAAt GTGAACATTGCAGGAACCTTTAACGTGATTCGCCTTGCTGTGGGTGAGATGAAGAAGAATGATCCGGATGCAGATGGACACAGAGGTTGCATTATTAACACTGCCAGTGTGGCAGCCTTTGATGGACag actggaCAAGCAGCATATTCTGCTTCAAAAGGTGGTATCGTTGGAATGACTCTCCCCATTGCACGAGATCTGGCACCAATGGGCATCAGAGTTGTCACAATAGCTCCTG GGCTCTTCTCCACTCCTCTCCTGGCCAGTCTGCCAGAGAAGGTCCGTTCCTTTCTTGCCCGTCAGGTGCCATTTCCTTCACGCCTGGGAGACCCCGCTGAGTTTGCCCACTTGGTGACATCGGTGGTAGAGAATCCTATGATTAACGGGGAGGTCATCAGACTGGATGGAGCCATCCGCATGCAGCCCTGA
- the hsd17b10 gene encoding 3-hydroxyacyl-CoA dehydrogenase type-2 isoform X1 produces the protein MANIRCVKGMVGLVTGGASGLGRATVERLVQSGASAVIVDLQSSDGQALAASLGKQCVFAPADVTSEADVQSAVSLVREKFGKLDLAVNCAGIAVAVKTYNFKKDTPHSLEDFQRVINVNIAGTFNVIRLAVGEMKKNDPDADGHRGCIINTASVAAFDGQTGQAAYSASKGGIVGMTLPIARDLAPMGIRVVTIAPGLFSTPLLASLPEKVRSFLARQVPFPSRLGDPAEFAHLVTSVVENPMINGEVIRLDGAIRMQP, from the exons ATGGCGAATATTCGGTGTGTGAAG GGCATGGTTGGCCTGGTGACGGGTGGAGCGTCTGGTTTGGGTCGGGCCACCGTGGAGCGCCTGGTGCAGAGTGGAGCGTCTGCTGTCATTGTGGACCTGCAGTCCTCTGATGGACAGGCTCTGGCTGCCAGTCTGGGGAAACAGTGCGTCTTTGCTCCTGCAGAC GTGACATCAGAGGCAGATGTGCAGTCAGCTGTGTCTCTGGTCAGAGAGAAGTTTGGGAAACTGGACCTTGCAGTCAACTGTGCCGGCATTGCTGTGGCTGTCAAAACATATAACTTTAAGAAGGACACCCCTCACAGTCTGGAGGACTTCCAGCGTGTTATTAAt GTGAACATTGCAGGAACCTTTAACGTGATTCGCCTTGCTGTGGGTGAGATGAAGAAGAATGATCCGGATGCAGATGGACACAGAGGTTGCATTATTAACACTGCCAGTGTGGCAGCCTTTGATGGACag actggaCAAGCAGCATATTCTGCTTCAAAAGGTGGTATCGTTGGAATGACTCTCCCCATTGCACGAGATCTGGCACCAATGGGCATCAGAGTTGTCACAATAGCTCCTG GGCTCTTCTCCACTCCTCTCCTGGCCAGTCTGCCAGAGAAGGTCCGTTCCTTTCTTGCCCGTCAGGTGCCATTTCCTTCACGCCTGGGAGACCCCGCTGAGTTTGCCCACTTGGTGACATCGGTGGTAGAGAATCCTATGATTAACGGGGAGGTCATCAGACTGGATGGAGCCATCCGCATGCAGCCCTGA